A DNA window from Acidobacteriota bacterium contains the following coding sequences:
- a CDS encoding phospholipase D-like domain-containing protein: MARRSSIWFMVVVLAAAAWAYWNTRQQPPPPVPDFHAVPAGHVLSENHFSPAENLEQLDVARLEEARSTIDIAMYAFTDDYLATRLRALAARGVKIRLYRDRSQYEQEQRNAAGHNDTCATDQLRGEPNIEVRIKADRGRNIMHLKAYLVDGKLLRDGSANWSPSGLKSQDNNAHFTNDPAQVRALQQDFETMWQRPDNLSPR; the protein is encoded by the coding sequence ATGGCGCGTCGCTCGTCCATCTGGTTCATGGTCGTGGTGCTCGCGGCTGCCGCCTGGGCCTATTGGAACACCCGCCAGCAGCCGCCGCCGCCCGTACCCGACTTCCACGCCGTTCCCGCGGGACATGTGCTGAGCGAGAACCACTTCTCACCCGCCGAGAACCTCGAGCAGCTCGATGTCGCCCGGCTCGAGGAAGCGCGCAGCACCATCGACATCGCGATGTATGCCTTCACCGACGACTATCTTGCTACCCGCCTGCGCGCGCTCGCCGCTCGCGGGGTCAAGATCCGGCTCTACCGTGATCGCTCGCAATACGAGCAGGAGCAGCGCAACGCCGCCGGACACAACGACACCTGCGCCACCGACCAGCTTCGCGGCGAGCCCAATATCGAGGTCCGCATCAAGGCCGACCGCGGCCGCAACATCATGCACCTCAAGGCCTACCTGGTGGATGGCAAGCTGCTTCGCGATGGCAGCGCGAACTGGTCGCCCTCCGGCCTGAAGTCACAGGACAACAACGCGCACTTCACCAACGACCCAGCCCAGGTCCGCGCCTTGCAGCAGGATTTTGAAACGATGTGGCAGCGCCCCGACAACCTCAGCCCACGCTGA
- the thiL gene encoding thiamine-phosphate kinase codes for MPIPELKLIEQIRGMAQALAPGKSAAVVHGIGDDCAVLRLGAGSDTLVTTDLSIEGVHFRRDWYPAGFIGRQCLTRGLSDVAAMGGEPLAAFLSLALPPKLPQSWVDGFLRGLLTHAMESNVTLAGGDVSTSSTGVVADIMVVGRVPAGKAILRSGARPGDALYATGMLGVAAARVASLRAGPSFTKKRVEVASAMATPRVAVGRKLHGVANAMIDISDGLSTDLAHLCDESGVGAIVYAPALPAPAGIDFALHGGEDYELLFTAPSRRKVPRRIAGVPISHIGEIVREKELWVADARGRMHRLKPQGWQHFK; via the coding sequence ATGCCCATTCCAGAACTTAAGTTGATCGAGCAGATCCGCGGCATGGCGCAGGCGTTGGCGCCGGGAAAGTCGGCAGCCGTCGTTCATGGGATCGGCGACGACTGTGCCGTGCTGCGCCTGGGCGCCGGGTCGGACACGCTGGTGACGACCGACCTGTCGATCGAGGGCGTTCACTTCCGGCGGGATTGGTATCCGGCAGGGTTCATCGGACGCCAGTGCCTGACGCGCGGTCTGAGTGACGTGGCCGCGATGGGCGGCGAGCCGCTCGCGGCCTTCCTCTCGCTGGCGCTGCCGCCGAAGTTGCCGCAGAGCTGGGTGGATGGCTTCCTGCGCGGCCTGCTGACGCACGCCATGGAGTCGAACGTCACGCTGGCGGGCGGGGATGTGTCGACGTCTTCGACGGGAGTGGTGGCAGACATCATGGTCGTGGGGCGCGTGCCGGCAGGCAAGGCCATCCTGCGCTCGGGCGCGAGGCCGGGCGACGCTCTCTACGCCACCGGGATGTTGGGGGTGGCGGCGGCACGAGTGGCGTCGTTGCGGGCAGGCCCGTCATTCACAAAAAAGAGAGTCGAGGTCGCTTCAGCGATGGCGACGCCGCGCGTGGCGGTGGGACGGAAGCTGCACGGGGTGGCGAACGCGATGATCGACATCAGCGACGGCCTCTCGACGGACCTGGCGCACTTGTGCGACGAGAGCGGAGTGGGCGCGATCGTCTATGCTCCGGCGCTGCCGGCGCCGGCGGGCATCGACTTCGCGCTGCACGGCGGCGAAGACTACGAGCTGCTCTTCACCGCGCCATCGCGGAGGAAAGTCCCACGCCGGATCGCGGGCGTCCCCATCTCTCACATTGGAGAGATAGTTCGCGAGAAAGAACTCTGGGTAGCAGACGCGCGCGGCCGGATGCATCGGCTGAAGCCGCAAGGCTGGCAACACTTCAAGTAG